From Streptomyces sp. SCSIO 75703:
GCGCGCAGGTCGTCGCGCACGGAGTCGAACATGACAGCTCCTGGGGGAAGGGGAAGGCGGGCGGCCGGGAGGGCGTCCGTACGGCTCAGGCGGTCCAGTCGAGGATGACCTTGCCGCCCCTGCCGCTCGCGGCGTCGGCGAAGGCGGCCTCGAACTCGTGGTGCGCGTACCGGCCGGTGATCACGGGGGCGAGGTCGAGGCCGCCCTCCAGCAGTACGGACATGGCGTACCAGGTCTCGAACATCTCGCGTCCGTAGATGCCCTTGATGGTGATCATGGAGGTGACGATGCGGGCCCAGTCGACGGGGAACTCCTCGGCGGGCAGGCCGAGCATGGCGATCCGGCCGCCGTGCGTCATGTTGCCGATCATGTCGCGCAGGGCCTCGGGGCGACCGGACATCTCCAGGCCGATGTCGAAGCCCTCGCGCAGGCCGAGTTCACGCTGTCCGTCGGCGATGGTGGAGCGGGTGACGTCGAGGGCGAGGCTGACGCCGATCTCGCGGGCGAGCCGGAGGCGTTCCTCGCTGACGTCGGTGATGACGACGTGCCGGGCGCCGGCGTGCCGGGCCACGGCGGCGGCCATGAGCCCGATGGGTCCGGCGCCGGTGACGAGGACGTCCTCGCCGACCAGCGGGAAGGAGAGGGCGGTGTGCACGGCGTTGC
This genomic window contains:
- the tdh gene encoding L-threonine 3-dehydrogenase, with the protein product MKALVKEKAEPGLWLADVPEPAVGPGDVLIKVLRTGICGTDLHIHAWDGWARQAIRTPLVLGHEFVGEVVDTGRDVTDITPGDRVSGEGHLVCGRCRNCLAGRRHLCRATVGLGVGRDGAFAEYVALPAANVWVHRVPVDLDVAAIFDPFGNAVHTALSFPLVGEDVLVTGAGPIGLMAAAVARHAGARHVVITDVSEERLRLAREIGVSLALDVTRSTIADGQRELGLREGFDIGLEMSGRPEALRDMIGNMTHGGRIAMLGLPAEEFPVDWARIVTSMITIKGIYGREMFETWYAMSVLLEGGLDLAPVITGRYAHHEFEAAFADAASGRGGKVILDWTA